From bacterium, one genomic window encodes:
- a CDS encoding type II toxin-antitoxin system YafQ family toxin → MYTPVYTKQFEKDLKLCKRRGKNLEKFKILACTLISGQTPDPIHRDHKLLGNYLGRRDCHIESDWLLIYKIDSKFIVFERMGTHSDLFKK, encoded by the coding sequence ATGTATACCCCGGTTTACACAAAGCAGTTTGAGAAAGATCTCAAGCTCTGTAAGCGTCGCGGAAAGAATCTGGAGAAGTTCAAAATCCTCGCCTGCACTTTGATTTCCGGACAAACTCCGGATCCCATTCATCGTGATCACAAACTTCTCGGTAATTATTTGGGGCGTCGTGATTGTCATATCGAATCCGACTGGCTCCTTATTTATAAAATCGACAGCAAGTTCATCGTTTTTGAAAGAATGGGAACCCATTCGGACTTATTCAAGAAATGA